One Paenibacillus sp. FSL W8-0186 genomic window carries:
- a CDS encoding serine hydrolase domain-containing protein, whose amino-acid sequence MTIHQDRFQFIDEEITQNMQRFNIPGMAFVLADENGTVYSKGYGVLKQDSALKVNTSTNFHIGSISKVFTSLAIMQLRDAGQIQLNDPVTTYLPWFATKDPNLSSRVTIRDLLNHTSGLPGRLNAHDLTGASLETIEPQLSRKLQNVSLVAEPGTTYEYSNINYDLLQLIIEEVSALSFPDYMSQQIFQPLGMKRTFFNQDNELEPNSATGHRYLWGNLRPFHEHLAYATLGSAGLSTNATDLGIYISFLLSDSAASNNSVLQSSSLREMRTAAIYDSSIGYGYGWEMTRNTIEKKGGLPGFTANLIIVPGKSYGFALFANSKQNITDETNFNIYRILEGDTPIHLAKADYPAISPINKSLLYISGLLIFIVLLMWLPTLIRCFTKQGVCFLLKPTTATILICFVLNITINLAVQYYIYIYVPFVSGAPSLYRLTTAPDSVNGLTLLSITWLVFSISVVCKSLVRLNKTSQRVQKSTKSITPPRQ is encoded by the coding sequence ATGACGATACACCAAGATCGCTTTCAATTTATAGATGAAGAAATTACGCAGAACATGCAGCGGTTCAACATTCCTGGCATGGCTTTTGTGCTGGCTGATGAGAACGGTACTGTCTATTCCAAAGGTTATGGCGTGCTGAAGCAAGACAGTGCCCTTAAGGTTAACACATCGACCAATTTTCATATTGGTTCTATCTCTAAGGTCTTTACCTCACTTGCGATTATGCAGCTCCGGGATGCAGGACAAATCCAACTCAATGACCCTGTCACTACGTATTTGCCATGGTTCGCGACGAAAGATCCTAATCTCTCCAGCCGCGTGACCATCCGTGATCTGCTGAATCATACCAGCGGGCTGCCAGGACGGCTTAATGCCCACGATTTAACCGGAGCAAGTCTGGAGACGATTGAGCCGCAACTTAGCCGGAAGCTGCAAAACGTTTCTCTTGTAGCCGAGCCAGGTACAACCTATGAGTATTCCAATATAAACTATGATCTGCTCCAGCTTATTATAGAGGAAGTCAGCGCTCTTTCTTTTCCTGACTACATGAGTCAACAGATTTTTCAACCGCTCGGCATGAAGCGAACATTCTTCAACCAGGATAACGAACTTGAACCTAATTCGGCCACCGGGCACCGATACCTCTGGGGGAATCTCCGGCCTTTTCATGAGCATCTTGCCTATGCTACATTGGGCTCTGCCGGTTTATCGACGAACGCTACAGATCTGGGCATTTACATTTCCTTTCTCTTAAGCGACTCTGCAGCATCAAACAATTCTGTTCTTCAATCGAGCAGCTTGCGTGAAATGCGCACGGCAGCCATTTATGATTCGTCCATCGGGTATGGATACGGCTGGGAAATGACCAGAAATACGATTGAAAAAAAAGGAGGTCTCCCCGGGTTCACTGCGAACCTCATTATAGTTCCAGGTAAATCCTACGGCTTTGCCCTGTTTGCCAACTCCAAGCAAAATATAACCGATGAGACAAACTTTAATATTTATCGGATCCTGGAGGGGGATACGCCTATTCATTTGGCCAAAGCCGATTATCCCGCCATTTCGCCTATAAATAAGAGTCTTCTATATATAAGCGGACTACTGATCTTCATCGTATTATTAATGTGGCTGCCCACACTCATTCGTTGTTTTACCAAGCAAGGGGTCTGTTTCCTGTTAAAACCCACAACCGCAACCATACTCATCTGCTTCGTGTTGAATATCACTATAAATTTGGCAGTCCAGTATTACATTTACATATACGTTCCTTTCGTAAGCGGAGCTCCGTCCCTCTACCGGCTTACGACGGCTCCCGATTCGGTGAACGGATTGACGCTGCTGTCCATAACTTGGCTCGTCTTCAGCATCTCCGTCGTCTGCAAGTCCTTAGTTCGCTTAAACAAGACATCACAGAGGGTTCAGAAAAGCACTAAATCGATCACTCCGCCTCGACAATGA
- a CDS encoding stalk domain-containing protein → MMKKLTTVVLSITSALALSIGALASPAAAAPDAASDPAGDIAKMYRIKHELKFNLQGTSATLDGKSIRADKPILKEGRVFVPLRTLQDSGAAAAVTWDAKKREARVVMKPQVIPSWQELSFRIGSDQIYLPDGGAISGEKIPKPFLANGRTYIPVKPLAWLGVTASLNQGTVTWNWSEKIIEVLTPSWEIDGDTVKFSMLYQEDMYAPQFLFAFGSGGWGGGTGRVTAKGISQDGRLYNRMEFEAELRPGINPLKLYAISAGTADFTVLRKVSDPAAVPVKLTEEGQQYVTLHSPASGYVKVKSGAEIAIEGTIVKPHHLFDQVTVEVQKYNPKPEDSYVVYETVSTKRLPIQAGKFSGTVRVEAPGNYLVRIDSPNYIAAPERGPVATKWAEFIVEAE, encoded by the coding sequence ATGATGAAGAAACTAACGACCGTTGTGCTGTCCATCACGTCAGCTTTGGCTCTAAGTATAGGTGCATTAGCCTCACCTGCAGCCGCTGCGCCGGATGCGGCCAGTGACCCGGCGGGAGACATTGCGAAAATGTACCGGATTAAGCATGAATTGAAATTTAATTTGCAAGGCACTTCCGCGACATTAGACGGCAAGAGCATACGCGCGGATAAACCGATTCTAAAGGAAGGCCGGGTCTTCGTGCCGCTGCGTACGCTGCAGGATAGCGGGGCCGCCGCCGCGGTGACATGGGATGCCAAGAAAAGGGAGGCACGGGTCGTCATGAAGCCGCAAGTTATCCCTAGCTGGCAGGAGCTATCCTTCCGCATTGGTTCGGATCAAATTTACCTGCCTGACGGGGGTGCGATTTCAGGCGAGAAGATCCCGAAGCCATTCTTGGCCAACGGGCGCACCTATATTCCCGTGAAGCCGCTGGCATGGCTCGGCGTTACTGCATCATTGAACCAGGGAACGGTTACCTGGAATTGGAGCGAGAAAATCATTGAAGTGCTGACCCCAAGCTGGGAGATCGACGGGGATACGGTCAAATTCTCAATGCTGTATCAGGAGGATATGTATGCCCCGCAATTTCTGTTCGCTTTTGGCAGCGGAGGCTGGGGAGGAGGGACGGGCCGGGTGACGGCCAAGGGCATATCGCAGGATGGCCGCCTGTACAACCGCATGGAGTTTGAGGCCGAGCTGCGGCCAGGCATTAATCCTCTTAAGTTATATGCCATTTCTGCAGGCACGGCTGACTTCACGGTATTGCGCAAGGTTAGCGACCCTGCTGCGGTTCCTGTGAAACTGACGGAGGAAGGCCAGCAATACGTTACCCTTCATTCACCGGCGTCCGGATATGTAAAGGTGAAGAGCGGAGCCGAAATCGCAATTGAGGGGACGATTGTGAAGCCTCATCACTTATTCGACCAAGTTACTGTAGAAGTACAGAAATATAATCCGAAGCCTGAAGATTCTTATGTTGTATACGAGACAGTCAGCACCAAGAGGCTCCCGATTCAGGCCGGCAAGTTTTCAGGAACCGTTCGAGTCGAGGCCCCGGGTAACTACTTAGTCAGAATCGACAGCCCGAACTACATCGCTGCCCCTGAACGAGGACCGGTAGCGACGAAGTGGGCTGAGTTCATTGTCGAGGCGGAGTGA
- a CDS encoding NAD(P)/FAD-dependent oxidoreductase, with protein MEEQGQDILDVTIIGGGPAGLYSAFYSGLREMKTKLIEYQPRLGGKVHVYPEKMIWDVGGLTPVPGAKLIEQLVEQGLTFNPEVVLNEKVESISRDGAGIFVLQAASGRKHYSRTVIVAVGGGILNPQKLEIEGAERFEVSNLNYTVKSLQRFKGKTVIISGGGNSAIDWANELEPIAGQVYLTYRKESLSGHEAQVTQLLNSSAKCYFNTSITKLIAGENHEAIERVELTNHETGEVMFLGVDEVIINHGYERDTALLENSELNIDMVDNYYIAGSSGSESSIEGLYAAGDILKHDGKLHLIAGAFQDAANAVNRAKQYIQPDAHKSGMVSSHNEIFKARNRELIKQMIR; from the coding sequence GTGGAGGAGCAAGGGCAGGACATACTTGATGTAACGATCATTGGCGGGGGGCCTGCAGGGCTGTACTCCGCTTTTTACAGCGGGCTTCGGGAAATGAAGACCAAGCTGATAGAATATCAGCCAAGGCTGGGCGGCAAGGTTCATGTCTATCCCGAGAAAATGATTTGGGACGTTGGGGGATTGACGCCAGTTCCCGGTGCGAAATTGATCGAGCAGCTCGTTGAGCAGGGACTGACCTTTAATCCGGAGGTTGTATTGAATGAGAAGGTGGAGTCCATTTCTCGGGATGGGGCAGGAATCTTTGTTTTACAGGCAGCTTCAGGACGGAAGCACTACTCCCGCACGGTTATCGTCGCCGTGGGCGGCGGCATCCTGAATCCGCAGAAGCTGGAGATTGAAGGCGCGGAGAGGTTCGAGGTGTCTAACCTGAACTATACGGTAAAATCGCTCCAGCGTTTCAAAGGGAAGACTGTCATTATATCCGGCGGCGGCAATTCTGCGATCGATTGGGCGAATGAACTGGAGCCGATTGCCGGCCAGGTCTATTTGACCTACCGCAAAGAGTCGTTGTCCGGGCATGAGGCACAAGTGACCCAACTGCTGAACAGCTCCGCTAAATGTTATTTTAATACGTCGATTACGAAGCTGATTGCTGGTGAGAACCACGAAGCGATAGAACGTGTAGAACTGACGAATCATGAGACGGGCGAGGTGATGTTCCTTGGCGTCGATGAAGTCATTATTAATCACGGCTATGAACGCGATACCGCCCTGCTGGAGAATAGCGAGCTGAACATAGACATGGTGGACAATTATTATATTGCCGGCAGTTCCGGCAGCGAGTCCTCCATCGAGGGATTGTATGCCGCCGGCGATATTTTGAAGCACGACGGGAAGCTGCATCTTATTGCAGGAGCCTTCCAGGATGCCGCCAATGCGGTCAACCGTGCGAAGCAGTATATCCAGCCTGACGCTCACAAGAGCGGGATGGTCTCTTCCCACAACGAAATTTTCAAGGCACGCAATCGCGAACTGATTAAGCAAATGATCAGGTGA
- a CDS encoding iron-hydroxamate ABC transporter substrate-binding protein, with protein sequence MKKLWIPIMLLFVLLVSACGSQAADHKGNSGGTGQNTDAASENKGAPDGNNKTGTITYQSENGPIEVPANPQRVIVLSSYAGNVMALNVNLVGVDSWSKMNPRFADQLKDVEEVSDESLEKIIELDPDLIIGLSNINNVNKLQEIAPTVTFTYGKVDYLTQHLEIGKLLNKEKEAQAWIDDFKQRAQQAGEDIKAKIGSDATVSVIENFDKQIYVFGDNWGRGTEILYQEMKLAMPEKVKEMALKDGYYALSLEVLPEYAGDYLIVSKNPDTDNSFMETDTYNKMPAVRNKHVFEANAKEFYFNDPVTLDYQLEFFIDHFLNK encoded by the coding sequence GTGAAGAAGTTATGGATTCCAATCATGCTATTATTTGTACTCCTGGTTAGCGCATGCGGCAGCCAGGCGGCAGATCATAAAGGAAACAGCGGGGGAACCGGCCAAAACACGGACGCTGCTTCAGAGAACAAGGGAGCGCCGGACGGCAATAACAAAACTGGAACGATCACTTACCAGTCCGAGAACGGGCCTATCGAAGTGCCTGCAAATCCGCAGCGCGTTATCGTGCTGTCCTCTTATGCCGGTAATGTCATGGCTCTGAACGTAAATCTGGTTGGCGTCGATTCATGGTCGAAGATGAACCCGCGCTTTGCCGATCAACTTAAGGATGTAGAAGAAGTCTCCGACGAAAGTCTGGAGAAAATTATTGAGCTTGACCCCGACCTGATCATCGGTCTGTCCAATATTAACAATGTCAACAAGCTGCAAGAGATTGCCCCTACTGTAACGTTTACTTATGGGAAGGTTGATTATTTGACCCAGCACCTGGAGATCGGCAAACTGCTGAACAAGGAGAAAGAAGCGCAAGCGTGGATCGACGATTTCAAACAAAGAGCGCAGCAAGCCGGAGAAGACATTAAGGCGAAGATCGGGTCGGACGCCACCGTTTCGGTCATTGAGAACTTCGATAAGCAGATTTATGTATTTGGCGACAACTGGGGACGCGGCACGGAAATCCTGTACCAGGAGATGAAGCTGGCCATGCCGGAGAAGGTCAAGGAAATGGCGCTGAAAGACGGATACTACGCCTTATCTCTGGAGGTTCTTCCTGAATATGCCGGAGATTACCTGATTGTCAGCAAGAACCCGGATACGGACAACTCCTTCATGGAGACTGATACGTACAATAAAATGCCGGCCGTCAGAAATAAACATGTATTCGAAGCCAATGCGAAGGAATTCTATTTCAACGATCCGGTCACCTTGGACTACCAGCTGGAATTTTTTATCGATCACTTCTTAAACAAGTAG
- a CDS encoding iron ABC transporter permease has translation MTIKKRKTIPFPYKLLAGIIAFIGMFAISLVFGAADTSIQDVWLALTSNTAGDKISMIREIRLPREVAAIFVGAALAVAGAIMQGMTKNPLADPGLLGLTAGANAALAVTIAFIPAANYFGIMIGCFIGAAVGAALVFGIAAARKGGLSHFRIVLAGAAISAFLYAIAEGIGIYFKISKDVSMWTAGGMIGTTWKQLLIIVPFIALGILVSLFLSRQLTILSLSEEVAKGLGQNIAVIKTVLFIVIILLAGASVALVGNMVFIGLMIPHVVRAIVGTDYRYIIPMSAISGAAFMLFADTLGRTINAPYETPVAAIVAMMGLPFFLFIVHKGGKAFS, from the coding sequence ATGACTATAAAAAAACGAAAAACCATCCCCTTTCCTTACAAACTCCTGGCCGGAATCATAGCATTTATCGGCATGTTTGCCATTTCCCTGGTTTTTGGAGCCGCAGACACGTCGATCCAAGATGTATGGCTGGCGCTAACTTCTAATACTGCAGGCGATAAAATTTCCATGATTCGCGAAATCCGCCTGCCTCGCGAAGTTGCAGCTATCTTCGTCGGAGCAGCCCTGGCTGTGGCTGGAGCGATCATGCAGGGCATGACGAAGAACCCGCTCGCCGACCCCGGCCTGCTTGGCCTGACAGCCGGGGCGAATGCGGCTCTGGCCGTAACGATCGCCTTCATTCCTGCGGCCAACTACTTCGGCATCATGATCGGCTGCTTTATTGGGGCGGCCGTCGGGGCCGCGCTGGTCTTCGGCATCGCCGCAGCTAGGAAGGGCGGCCTGTCTCATTTTCGAATCGTGCTGGCCGGGGCAGCCATCTCGGCATTCTTGTATGCGATCGCTGAGGGGATCGGGATTTATTTCAAAATATCCAAGGACGTATCCATGTGGACGGCAGGCGGCATGATCGGCACGACCTGGAAGCAGCTCCTGATCATCGTGCCCTTTATCGCGCTCGGCATTCTGGTATCGTTATTCCTCTCCCGCCAGCTAACCATCCTCAGCTTAAGCGAAGAGGTTGCCAAGGGACTAGGCCAGAATATCGCGGTCATCAAAACGGTTCTCTTCATCGTGATCATTCTGCTGGCCGGAGCTTCAGTGGCGCTTGTCGGGAATATGGTGTTCATCGGCCTCATGATTCCTCACGTCGTCCGGGCCATCGTAGGTACCGATTATAGGTACATTATCCCGATGTCGGCGATTTCGGGAGCCGCGTTCATGCTGTTTGCCGACACGCTGGGCCGAACTATCAACGCTCCTTACGAGACGCCCGTGGCCGCCATTGTGGCGATGATGGGTCTTCCTTTCTTCCTGTTCATCGTACATAAAGGAGGCAAAGCATTCTCATGA
- a CDS encoding iron ABC transporter permease, whose protein sequence is MIQRALLRKQRLILLILLALIIATVVIGMGIGYSSLSYDRLIPTLLGQGTFKEEFVLFSVRLPRIVITLLAGMALALSGAILQGITRNDLADPGIIGINSGAGVAIAVFFLFFPVKAGPFVYLLPLVAFIGAFLTVCAIYVFSYNRTAGLQPVRLVLTGIGFSMALSGVMIVLISSAERAKVDFIAKWIAGNIWGSDWPFIWAMLPWLIALIPFTLYKAHRLNLMELSEPVTIGVGVPVERERIVLLLTAVALAASAVSVTGGISFIGLMAPHIAKALIGPRNQLFIPIAVLIGGWLLLAADTIGRNIVQPDGIPAGIMVALIGAPYFVYLLLRK, encoded by the coding sequence ATGATACAACGGGCTTTACTACGCAAACAGCGCCTTATTCTGCTGATTCTGCTGGCGCTGATCATCGCCACGGTCGTTATTGGCATGGGAATCGGCTACTCTTCTTTATCCTATGACCGGTTAATCCCTACCCTGCTTGGTCAGGGTACATTCAAAGAGGAGTTTGTATTGTTCTCCGTCAGGCTGCCGCGAATCGTCATTACGCTGCTGGCCGGCATGGCACTGGCCTTGTCGGGAGCCATCCTGCAAGGGATCACGCGCAACGACTTGGCTGACCCGGGGATTATAGGCATTAACTCTGGAGCTGGCGTGGCAATTGCAGTGTTCTTTTTATTTTTTCCGGTCAAGGCAGGACCGTTTGTGTACTTGCTTCCTTTGGTGGCCTTCATTGGGGCCTTTCTGACGGTGTGTGCCATCTATGTATTCTCATACAATCGGACGGCTGGCCTGCAGCCTGTGCGCCTGGTGCTTACCGGGATCGGCTTCTCCATGGCGCTGTCCGGGGTCATGATCGTCCTCATCTCCTCTGCGGAGCGGGCCAAGGTCGACTTCATCGCCAAGTGGATTGCCGGCAACATCTGGGGTTCCGATTGGCCTTTCATCTGGGCAATGCTGCCCTGGCTGATTGCGCTTATTCCCTTTACCTTGTACAAGGCCCATCGCCTGAATTTGATGGAGCTGAGCGAACCGGTCACGATCGGTGTAGGCGTGCCCGTTGAAAGAGAGCGAATCGTGCTGCTGCTTACTGCCGTTGCCCTCGCGGCGTCTGCCGTCTCCGTCACGGGCGGAATTTCATTCATCGGCCTGATGGCTCCGCACATAGCCAAGGCGCTTATCGGGCCACGCAACCAGCTGTTCATCCCTATTGCGGTACTCATTGGCGGATGGCTGCTGCTCGCAGCCGACACTATTGGCCGCAACATCGTTCAGCCAGACGGCATTCCGGCGGGGATCATGGTCGCCCTGATCGGCGCCCCCTACTTTGTCTATTTGCTGCTCAGAAAATAA